TACTTTGTTTTATTTACACCTAAATATGTTATTCGTACAGAATATGTCAGATAGAGTTAAAGCAACGGATCGAATCCTTAACGGAAGAATTACAGAGGATCAATGAAGCTTTACAGTGCCCATTGGAAACGGATTCCTATGTGAAAAAGCTAATCAATGCTAAACATAAAATCACAATCGTCagtaatattttacaaaatactCAAGAACGACTGAATAAGATTCACCAAGCTGTGGAGAAAAATACAGCGAAGAGAAAAGCTTTATTAGATCATAGTTCTTCGTATGGCAATGTTGCAGGTGTTTTAGATAAAGAGGATCAAACAGAAGCGGAAAAAGAAACTGCACAGTCCAAGGAGCAGGAATGAACTATGACTATGACattgtaaaattgtaaaactgtacaattgtaaaattgtaaaatatggGTGATATATTTGTATAGCGGTATCAATGTAAAAGTAACCAGCGAAGAAACCTTGAACGAAAATTGTATGCAATTTGCCGGCTTGTCATGGATACTCCGCTGGTGAAATTATCGACCGGGGAGTTGGAAACGGTTTACGAACCTTCAGAGGATTCCT
This region of Osmia bicornis bicornis chromosome 5, iOsmBic2.1, whole genome shotgun sequence genomic DNA includes:
- the LOC114878134 gene encoding SNAPIN protein homolog, coding for MDVDTASDNTSIDDKIDDFCENPTRDALTEGLMSLLKPTVDQLDERIRATRICQIELKQRIESLTEELQRINEALQCPLETDSYVKKLINAKHKITIVSNILQNTQERLNKIHQAVEKNTAKRKALLDHSSSYGNVAGVLDKEDQTEAEKETAQSKEQE